CGCCCGCCACAGGATCACCGGCGTGCCCGTCGTGGAGGACGGGGTTCTCGTCGGCGTCGTGACGCACGAGGAGATCATGAACATCTTCATTCCGCACTACCTATCGATGTTCGACGATCTCGCCTTTCTGGACGATCTGGGTGCGCTCGAGGCGCAGACGATGGCCGAGATCGAACCGTCGCTCTTCCTCGGCGAGGACATCATGATGACCGATCCCGTCACTGTCGGTCCCGAGACATCCGTCATGAAGGTCGCGGCCCTCATGGTCAACAGGAAGCTCGTCTTCGTCCCCGTCGTCGACGACGCACTGCACGTCGTCGGCGTGATGACCCGGAACGACGTCAGTGCGGCGTTCACCGGCGTGACGGGGAGAGAGAACGGGGGGAAC
This sequence is a window from Candidatus Effluviviaceae Genus V sp.. Protein-coding genes within it:
- a CDS encoding CBS domain-containing protein; this translates as MKVRDHMTGDVVTVGRTANVAEIAELLARHRITGVPVVEDGVLVGVVTHEEIMNIFIPHYLSMFDDLAFLDDLGALEAQTMAEIEPSLFLGEDIMMTDPVTVGPETSVMKVAALMVNRKLVFVPVVDDALHVVGVMTRNDVSAAFTGVTGRENGGNA